One Ostrea edulis chromosome 2, xbOstEdul1.1, whole genome shotgun sequence genomic region harbors:
- the LOC125662049 gene encoding zinc finger protein 862-like gives MLGLKFVEGAIPGKKLKLSNPDSTKNNKNYEAKRPPRKFNPKWKEGRSWLTYNDEKSAMTCSVCVERYASKSGSNRTPTGISSNLKGQNTFLDGCTNFRVTAVVDHESSVAHKKAIEFQNASAKTGSDILTNTSAGKALQSLRKAEKDRLVFLFRNAHAVMKHNRPMRDYTWLCSLDQVKGIDLGGTYINDKAAIEFVKSIAATERDNTVDFLSKVNFFSIMMDGSTDISGDEQEALYLRFSLHGKVTERFLAIGTPNSTCAVDLESFLMKVFTDCRIDKAKLVGMGSDGASNMVGKKGGLSALLKNNINDELVNVHCFAHRLELAFRDVLKKSKLYDRLMTLLIGLYYFYTKQYKNKRGLLDAIRALNVKGVVPTKVTGTRWLAHLFRGMNNMMRTFQAYEAHLCSLSHKNPKAEGLAKILLRKDLVCFVLFLQEALEPLMRLSLKLQKTESTVADSVIWAESTIELLEEFKTR, from the exons ATGTTGGGACTGAAATTTGTTGAGGGTGCTATACCAGGAAAAAAACTAAAGCTTAGCAATCCCGATTCAACGAAAAACAACAAGAATTACGAGGCGAAAAGACCTCCACGAAAATTTAACCCAAAATGGAAGGAGGGGCGATCATGGCTGACTTACAACGACGAGAAAAGTGCAATGACTTGTTCAGTGTGTGTCGAGCGTTATGCTTCAAAGTCAGGTTCCAATCGTACCCCAACTGGAATAAGCTCAAACTTAAAAGGTCAGAACACCTTTTTAGACGGATGCACAAATTTCAGAGTGACTGCTGTGGTCGACCACGAGTCCAGCGTTGCTCATAAAAAGGCCATAGAATTTCAAAATGCGTCTGCTAAGACAGGGTCGGATATTTTGACCAACACTTCTGCCGGCAAAGCTTTACAGTCGTTAAGAAAAGCTGAAAAAGACAGActtgtttttttatttcgaaATGCTCATGCTGTTATGAAGCACAATCGGCCAATGCGTGACTACACATGGTTGTGTTCATTGGATCAAGTTAAag GTATTGATCTAGGCGGCACATATATCAACGACAAAGCTGCCATTGAATTTGTGAAGTCAATAGCTGCTACCGAGAGAGACAACACTGTAGATTTTCTCAGCAAAGTCAACTTTTTCTCTATCATGATGGACGGATCAACTGACATCAGTGGTGATGAACAGGAGGCACTTTATTTGCGGTTCTCCTTGCATGGAAAAGTCACAGAGAGATTCCTAGCAATTGGAACACCAAATAGCACCTGTGCAGTTGACTTGGAATCCTTTTTGATGAAGGTGTTTACTGATTGCAGGATTGATAAAG CAAAACTGGTTGGAATGGGGAGTGATGGGGCCTCAAACATGGTGGGGAAAAAAGGAGGACTCTCTGCtctgttgaaaaacaacatTAACGATGAACTTGTTAATGTCCATTGCTTTGCGCATAGACTTGAACTGGCGTTCAGGGATGTACTCAAAAAAAGCAAACTGTACGATAGACTTATGACGTTACTGATAGGTCTGTACTATTTTTACACAAAACAGTACAAAAACAAGCGGGGGCTACTTGATGCTATCAGAGCTTTAAATGTGAAGGGTGTGGTGCCTACAAAGGTGACCGGAACACGTTGGCTAGCCCATTTGTTCCGTGGGATGAACAACATGATGCGTACTTTCCAAGCATATGAGGCACATCTCTGTAGCCTGAGCCACAAGAATCCTAAAGCAGAGGGCCTGGCAAAGATCTTGTTGAGGAAAGACCTTGTGTGCTTTGTTCTTTTTCTCCAG GAAGCTTTAGAACCTCTCATGAGACTGTCGCTTAAACTGCAAAAAACAGAATCCACTGTGGCTGATAGTGTTATTTGGGCAGAATCCACCATAGAGTTGTTGGAAGAGTTCAAGACCAGGTAA